The Vibrio astriarenae genome contains a region encoding:
- a CDS encoding ABC transporter substrate-binding protein, with product MKMKRVITLMLFLLAFATQAQDVDRKDPYQMIVTVADKSFERLRQDQSLIEQDPNHLKTVVEEELLPYVNYRYSALKLLGSEVKKNPREDVLAFIEAFKDYMVTSYAQILTQYSEQQVQFGAPPQVAESDRITGVKVTILDAPNPNILLEFKLRKEKSGDWAAFDIIAEGVSLLSSKQSEWLGEVRRQGLPAVTKELARQAQLPVQKAAN from the coding sequence ATTAAGATGAAAAGAGTAATCACGTTGATGCTGTTTCTGTTGGCTTTTGCCACACAAGCCCAAGACGTGGATCGTAAAGATCCCTATCAAATGATAGTGACCGTCGCTGACAAGTCTTTTGAGCGACTTCGTCAGGACCAGTCCTTGATAGAGCAAGACCCAAATCATCTCAAGACGGTAGTGGAAGAAGAGCTGTTGCCTTACGTCAATTATCGCTACAGCGCACTTAAGCTATTGGGTTCAGAGGTGAAGAAAAACCCTCGTGAGGATGTGTTGGCGTTCATTGAGGCATTTAAAGACTATATGGTGACGTCATACGCTCAGATTCTCACTCAATACTCTGAACAACAGGTACAGTTTGGTGCGCCACCCCAAGTGGCGGAGTCGGACAGAATTACTGGGGTGAAAGTGACTATTTTAGATGCACCAAATCCCAATATTTTACTCGAGTTTAAGCTTCGTAAAGAGAAGAGTGGTGACTGGGCGGCATTTGATATCATCGCTGAAGGTGTGAGCTTATTATCGAGCAAACAGTCTGAGTGGCTGGGGGAAGTGCGTCGTCAGGGGCTACCTGCGGTGACTAAAGAGTTGGCTCGACAGGCTCAATTGCCTGTACAAAAAGCAGCAAACTAG
- the murA gene encoding UDP-N-acetylglucosamine 1-carboxyvinyltransferase: MEKFRVVGSDKPLSGEVTISGAKNAALPILFASILAEEPVEVANVPKLRDIDTTMELLSRLGAKVKRNGSVHVDASGIDEYCAPYDLVKTMRASIWALGPLVARFGHGQVSLPGGCAIGARPVDLHIYGLEQLGAKIVLEDGYVKASVDGRLKGAHVVMDKVSVGATITVMCAATLAEGTTVLDNAAREPEIVDTANFLNALGAKVSGAGTDTITIEGVERLGGGKHSVVPDRIETGTFLVAAAVSGGKVVCRNTHAHLLEAVLAKLEEAGADVETGDDWISVDMTNRELKAVSIRTAPHPGFPTDMQAQFTLLNMMAKGGGIITENIFENRFMHVPELMRMGAKAEIEGNTVVCGDVDSLSGAQVMATDLRASASLVIAGCIAQGETFVDRIYHIDRGYEKIEDKLSALGANITRVANTATESENA, translated from the coding sequence ATGGAAAAGTTTCGAGTTGTTGGGTCAGACAAACCACTTAGTGGTGAAGTGACCATTTCAGGCGCAAAGAATGCTGCGCTGCCTATTTTATTTGCTTCCATTTTAGCGGAAGAGCCTGTTGAAGTTGCCAATGTACCCAAGCTGCGTGATATCGATACCACGATGGAACTGCTTTCTCGTTTGGGTGCAAAAGTTAAGCGTAACGGTTCAGTCCATGTGGATGCGAGTGGCATTGATGAGTACTGCGCTCCTTACGATTTGGTGAAAACAATGCGTGCCTCTATTTGGGCTCTTGGTCCATTGGTTGCTCGCTTTGGTCATGGTCAGGTGTCACTACCTGGTGGTTGTGCCATCGGTGCACGCCCTGTTGATCTGCACATCTATGGTCTTGAGCAGCTTGGTGCCAAGATCGTGTTGGAAGACGGTTATGTAAAAGCCAGTGTAGACGGTCGCCTGAAAGGCGCTCACGTTGTGATGGATAAGGTCAGTGTTGGCGCAACCATTACGGTTATGTGTGCTGCGACACTTGCTGAAGGTACGACGGTACTTGATAACGCAGCGCGTGAGCCAGAGATTGTAGATACTGCTAACTTCTTGAATGCTCTTGGCGCGAAAGTGTCGGGCGCGGGCACGGATACCATTACTATCGAAGGTGTAGAGCGCCTTGGTGGTGGTAAGCACTCTGTCGTCCCAGATCGTATTGAAACGGGTACTTTCCTGGTCGCCGCTGCTGTTTCTGGTGGTAAAGTCGTTTGTCGCAACACACACGCTCACCTGCTCGAAGCGGTGTTAGCGAAGCTAGAAGAAGCTGGAGCGGATGTCGAAACTGGCGATGATTGGATCAGTGTCGATATGACCAATCGCGAGTTAAAAGCAGTGAGCATTCGTACCGCACCACACCCGGGGTTCCCGACGGATATGCAAGCTCAGTTTACGTTGCTAAATATGATGGCGAAAGGCGGCGGCATCATCACCGAAAACATCTTTGAAAATCGTTTTATGCATGTACCAGAGCTGATGCGCATGGGAGCTAAAGCAGAGATCGAAGGTAACACGGTCGTGTGTGGTGACGTAGATAGCTTGAGTGGGGCTCAAGTGATGGCGACAGACCTACGTGCATCGGCAAGCCTTGTGATTGCAGGTTGCATTGCTCAAGGTGAAACTTTTGTTGATCGTATTTACCACATCGATCGTGGTTACGAGAAGATTGAAGATAAGTTGTCTGCGCTGGGTGCCAATATCACCCGTGTTGCTAACACTGCAACAGAAAGCGAAAACGCTTAA
- the lptA gene encoding lipopolysaccharide transport periplasmic protein LptA, translated as MKLSHLSLMACLMISAPALALSTDSEQPIYIDSDSQQLDMQSNKVTFAGDVKLKQGSININADRIIVTRDPADGAIKEIEAFGQLTTFSQLTDDGNTLYGEAEELNYNMRTDELLMLKRAMLSQDGSQISGDKIRYKISQQKLIADGAQTGGRVSTVLQPPAKSE; from the coding sequence ATGAAACTCTCACACCTTAGTCTTATGGCTTGCTTGATGATATCAGCACCCGCTCTCGCCTTATCAACCGACAGCGAGCAGCCGATCTACATCGACTCAGACAGCCAACAGCTTGATATGCAAAGCAACAAAGTGACCTTTGCTGGTGACGTAAAGTTGAAGCAAGGCAGCATCAATATCAATGCTGACAGAATTATTGTCACACGCGACCCTGCCGATGGCGCGATTAAAGAGATTGAAGCTTTCGGTCAATTAACGACCTTTTCCCAGCTAACTGATGATGGAAACACCCTCTATGGCGAAGCGGAAGAGCTCAATTACAACATGAGAACGGACGAGTTGCTCATGCTGAAAAGAGCCATGCTTTCTCAAGATGGAAGTCAAATTAGTGGTGATAAGATACGTTACAAAATATCGCAGCAAAAGCTCATCGCTGATGGCGCACAAACAGGCGGTCGCGTATCTACCGTTCTTCAGCCACCTGCTAAGAGTGAATAG
- a CDS encoding STAS domain-containing protein, whose translation MSNWSIDAGVICFSGVLDRFTVPDLWASLSSWKPTEKGYLVDLSRVERVDSAGMVMLIHLLEHAKTENCHIMLSFVPKDLGTLFRLSNVDKLLAKHIQN comes from the coding sequence ATGAGTAACTGGTCGATTGACGCTGGTGTTATTTGCTTTAGTGGAGTGCTCGATCGCTTCACTGTGCCGGATTTGTGGGCATCCCTTTCATCTTGGAAGCCAACAGAAAAAGGCTACTTGGTTGATCTTAGTCGAGTAGAGCGGGTAGATTCAGCCGGGATGGTGATGTTAATCCACTTATTAGAGCATGCAAAAACGGAAAATTGCCATATAATGCTCTCCTTTGTGCCAAAAGACTTAGGCACACTCTTTCGCTTGAGCAATGTGGATAAATTGCTCGCGAAACACATACAGAATTAG
- the mlaD gene encoding outer membrane lipid asymmetry maintenance protein MlaD, which translates to MRNTRKTEFAVGCFVIAAVVAILVLIFQIADVKSIGRADTYALKAKFDNIGSLRVRAPVKVGGVVIGRITAIDLDPANLTPVVTMAIDQRYDQFPDTSSVQVLTSGLIGEQYLSLVPGFVFDDEEMLVDGDLIEDTKSALVLEDLIGQMIYRVGGDES; encoded by the coding sequence ATGAGAAATACAAGAAAAACAGAGTTCGCAGTGGGGTGCTTTGTCATCGCAGCCGTTGTGGCAATTTTAGTATTAATCTTTCAAATCGCTGACGTAAAGAGTATCGGAAGGGCGGATACTTACGCGCTGAAAGCCAAGTTTGACAATATAGGCAGCTTGCGGGTACGCGCACCCGTCAAAGTGGGCGGTGTAGTGATTGGTCGTATTACTGCGATAGATTTAGACCCAGCCAACTTAACACCTGTCGTGACCATGGCGATTGATCAGCGTTATGACCAGTTTCCAGATACCTCCAGTGTACAGGTACTGACATCAGGGCTTATTGGTGAGCAATACCTAAGCCTCGTGCCGGGGTTTGTTTTCGATGATGAAGAGATGCTGGTTGATGGTGATCTTATTGAAGACACGAAATCGGCTTTAGTGCTGGAAGATTTGATTGGCCAAATGATCTATCGCGTTGGCGGTGATGAGTCGTAG
- a CDS encoding KpsF/GutQ family sugar-phosphate isomerase codes for MSQFDYKSVANKVIDIELQAIEHLKQYVNDDFTAACEMILSCQGKVVVMGMGKSGHIGKKIAASFASTGTSSFFVHPGEAAHGDLGMIESGDIVLAISNSGESSEILSLFPVLKRLNNKIISMTGKPSSSMANLSDIHLQITVPQEACPLGLAPTSSTTATLVLGDALAVSLLEARGFTAQDFALSHPGGALGRKLLLKLSDIMHSGDKLPKVTADTLIRDALLEISQKGLGMTAVVDEKQRLTGIFTDGDLRRILDKRIDIHTTQIGEVMIANPTSVSPDLLAAEGVNIMQEKSINGLLLCNDDGELVGALNMLDMLRAGVM; via the coding sequence ATGTCTCAATTTGATTACAAATCAGTGGCAAACAAGGTCATTGATATTGAGCTTCAAGCTATCGAGCACCTCAAACAGTACGTAAACGACGACTTTACAGCCGCTTGTGAAATGATTCTTTCTTGTCAGGGCAAAGTTGTCGTGATGGGAATGGGTAAATCTGGGCATATTGGCAAAAAGATTGCGGCCAGCTTTGCCAGCACAGGCACCTCTTCTTTTTTTGTTCATCCGGGTGAAGCGGCTCATGGTGACCTAGGTATGATCGAGTCAGGTGACATTGTGTTAGCCATTTCAAACTCGGGGGAATCAAGTGAAATTCTTAGCCTGTTCCCTGTGTTAAAAAGGCTCAACAACAAGATCATCAGCATGACAGGTAAGCCTAGTTCTTCAATGGCAAATCTGTCTGATATCCACCTGCAAATTACGGTTCCTCAAGAGGCTTGCCCACTCGGCCTAGCGCCAACATCAAGCACAACGGCAACCTTAGTCCTCGGCGATGCATTGGCAGTATCTCTTCTCGAAGCTCGCGGCTTTACAGCACAAGACTTTGCTCTGTCGCACCCAGGGGGCGCACTAGGAAGAAAGCTTCTGCTTAAACTCTCGGATATCATGCACTCAGGCGACAAGCTGCCCAAAGTCACGGCAGATACTCTGATTCGAGATGCACTACTGGAAATCAGCCAAAAAGGCCTTGGCATGACTGCCGTGGTTGATGAAAAGCAACGCCTAACGGGTATTTTCACCGATGGTGATCTACGCCGAATTCTTGATAAACGCATCGACATTCACACCACGCAAATTGGTGAAGTCATGATTGCCAATCCGACATCTGTCTCGCCAGATCTACTGGCTGCCGAAGGGGTCAATATCATGCAGGAGAAATCGATTAACGGTTTGCTATTATGTAATGATGATGGCGAGCTGGTTGGCGCGCTTAACATGCTTGATATGCTGCGTGCAGGAGTGATGTAA
- a CDS encoding calcium/sodium antiporter: MIEAVAFLVLGLIFLVWSADKLVFGAAALARNVGISPLVIGMTILAMGSSAPEMMVSATAALEGKTDTAVGNVIGSNIANIALILGITAMIKPLSISSAVLKRELPLMIVVTLICGAIVWDGYLGFSEGILLVVLFALFILTMLYISKKEQSKGDVLLEEQESEIPDGVSNGKAAMWVVIGLIILPLAADTLVNNAVVIATYMGMSDLVIGLTIIAVGTSLPELAASLAGVIKGEDDMAVGNIIGSNVFNILAVMGIPGLLNPSMVSELVMGRDYWVMLAVSLLLVVMALGKSRSINRTEGVVLFLIFVGYQAYLIMNMTA; the protein is encoded by the coding sequence ATGATTGAAGCAGTTGCTTTCCTTGTCCTCGGACTGATTTTTCTAGTCTGGAGTGCAGACAAGCTAGTCTTCGGTGCAGCGGCACTCGCGAGAAATGTCGGTATTTCACCGCTAGTCATCGGCATGACAATCTTAGCTATGGGCTCTTCTGCTCCCGAAATGATGGTTTCTGCAACTGCCGCTTTAGAGGGTAAAACTGACACAGCTGTCGGTAATGTGATTGGCTCAAATATTGCCAACATCGCCTTAATCCTGGGTATTACTGCGATGATTAAGCCTCTTTCCATCAGTTCAGCAGTGCTCAAACGCGAATTGCCACTGATGATCGTTGTCACTCTGATCTGTGGTGCTATCGTCTGGGACGGCTACCTAGGTTTTAGTGAAGGTATTCTGCTTGTTGTCCTATTCGCACTGTTTATTCTTACCATGCTCTACATTAGCAAAAAAGAGCAATCTAAGGGCGATGTCCTGCTAGAAGAGCAGGAGTCTGAAATCCCGGATGGTGTCAGTAACGGTAAAGCCGCAATGTGGGTTGTGATTGGCTTGATTATCTTGCCGCTTGCCGCTGACACACTCGTCAATAACGCGGTCGTTATTGCGACTTACATGGGTATGAGCGATCTGGTTATCGGTCTCACTATCATCGCAGTGGGAACGAGTCTACCTGAGCTAGCCGCATCACTGGCCGGCGTAATAAAAGGCGAAGACGATATGGCGGTAGGTAATATCATCGGCTCCAACGTTTTCAATATCCTCGCCGTAATGGGGATACCTGGCCTTCTAAACCCATCTATGGTGAGCGAGCTCGTGATGGGGAGAGACTACTGGGTAATGCTCGCGGTAAGTCTGCTGTTAGTCGTAATGGCTTTGGGCAAGTCACGCAGCATCAATCGCACCGAGGGTGTGGTACTTTTCCTCATTTTTGTTGGCTACCAAGCCTACCTCATCATGAACATGACAGCCTAA
- a CDS encoding RNA polymerase factor sigma-54, whose amino-acid sequence MKPSLQLKLGQQLAMTPQLQQAIRLLQLSTLDLQQEIQEALDSNPLLEVEEGGADDTSDANSTDNTEAKASSNESDATADVSEPEMKDSSDLIEKSEISNDLEIDTTWDDVYSANTGNTGIALDDDAPIYQGETTESLHDYLLWQLDLTPFSDTDRSIALAIIEAVDDYGYLTLSTQEILDSFENEEIELDEIEAVKKRVQRFDPLGVASANLQECLLLQLSVLPQDTPWLEEAKLVLTDHVDQLGNRDYKLIIKETKIKEPQLREVLSLIQQLDPRPGSRITPTHAEYVIPDVSVFKDHGKWVVTINPDSAPRLKVNQQYAGMARGNSADSQYIRSNLQEAKWLIKSLESRNETLLKVAKCIVEHQRDFFEYGEEAMKPMVLNDVAMAVDMHESTISRVTTQKFMHTPRGIFELKYFFSSHVSTDNGGECSSTAIRALIKKLVAAENPVKPLSDSKIAALLADQGIQVARRTIAKYRESLGIAPSSQRKRLL is encoded by the coding sequence ATGAAACCTTCACTACAACTCAAGCTAGGTCAACAATTAGCAATGACACCCCAGTTGCAGCAAGCAATACGCCTACTGCAACTCTCGACGCTCGATCTGCAACAAGAAATTCAAGAAGCGTTAGACTCAAACCCTCTACTTGAAGTAGAAGAAGGGGGCGCTGACGACACTTCGGATGCTAACTCGACAGATAACACCGAGGCAAAAGCAAGCAGCAATGAGAGCGATGCAACTGCTGATGTTTCCGAGCCTGAGATGAAGGACAGTTCAGACCTTATTGAAAAGTCAGAAATCAGTAACGACCTAGAAATCGATACCACCTGGGACGATGTTTACAGTGCCAATACTGGCAACACTGGTATAGCGCTCGATGATGACGCGCCAATCTATCAGGGTGAAACGACGGAATCTCTGCACGACTACCTATTATGGCAGCTAGACCTGACTCCTTTCTCAGATACCGACCGCTCCATCGCGTTGGCTATTATTGAAGCCGTTGATGACTACGGCTACCTAACACTATCAACCCAAGAGATCCTCGACAGCTTCGAGAATGAAGAGATCGAACTCGATGAGATTGAAGCGGTCAAAAAACGCGTTCAGCGCTTTGACCCGCTAGGCGTTGCTTCGGCGAATCTGCAAGAGTGCTTGCTTTTACAACTCTCAGTGCTGCCACAAGATACGCCTTGGCTCGAAGAAGCCAAACTGGTTCTAACCGATCATGTTGACCAACTCGGTAATCGCGACTACAAATTGATCATCAAAGAAACAAAGATCAAAGAGCCGCAACTAAGAGAAGTATTATCACTGATTCAACAACTTGATCCTCGCCCTGGCAGCCGTATCACGCCGACGCATGCAGAGTATGTCATCCCCGATGTTTCGGTATTTAAAGACCATGGTAAATGGGTAGTCACCATCAATCCTGACAGTGCACCTCGCCTCAAGGTTAATCAGCAATACGCAGGAATGGCACGCGGCAACAGTGCGGATAGCCAGTACATTCGGAGCAATTTGCAAGAGGCGAAGTGGCTAATTAAGAGCCTAGAAAGTCGAAACGAGACGCTGCTCAAAGTTGCTAAATGTATAGTTGAACATCAACGCGATTTCTTTGAGTATGGCGAAGAAGCCATGAAACCAATGGTACTTAACGATGTTGCCATGGCGGTCGATATGCACGAATCCACCATTTCTCGCGTCACTACGCAGAAGTTCATGCATACACCTCGCGGCATTTTTGAACTGAAGTATTTCTTCTCCAGCCACGTCAGTACTGACAATGGCGGAGAGTGTTCATCCACTGCAATCCGAGCCCTAATTAAAAAGCTTGTGGCAGCTGAGAATCCAGTAAAACCACTAAGTGATAGCAAGATTGCAGCCCTACTCGCTGACCAAGGAATCCAGGTCGCAAGGCGTACGATCGCAAAATATCGCGAATCGCTAGGTATTGCCCCATCGAGTCAGCGGAAACGCCTGCTTTAA
- the ibaG gene encoding BolA family iron metabolism protein IbaG, which yields MDSAKVQQLLADALQLEEVHVKGEGSHYEVIAVDACFDGMSRVKKQQLIYGPLMEYIQRNDIHAVSIKAYTPDEWARDKKLMSL from the coding sequence GTGGATAGTGCAAAAGTACAGCAGCTGTTAGCAGACGCGTTGCAACTAGAGGAAGTGCATGTAAAGGGCGAGGGGAGCCACTACGAAGTTATCGCTGTTGACGCTTGCTTTGACGGCATGAGCCGTGTCAAAAAGCAGCAGCTAATCTACGGACCTCTGATGGAATATATCCAACGCAATGACATTCATGCGGTCTCTATCAAGGCCTACACTCCAGATGAGTGGGCTCGTGATAAGAAGTTGATGTCACTATAA
- a CDS encoding ATP-binding cassette domain-containing protein codes for MSDKSYISVDNMTFYRGERVIFDRLNLDIERGKITAILGPSGIGKTTLLKLIGGQLLPDSGRVVVEGHDLSELNRRALYRLRGKMGMLFQSGALFTDLSVFDNVAFPIREHTQLDEKLIHTLTLLKLEAVGLRGAAELMPSELSGGMARRVALARAIALDPDIVMYDEPFVGQDPMTKGVLVELIAKLNRTLGITSIVVSHDVPEVFEIADYAYILADCKIIAQGTPKALIDSVDEKVRQFLDGAADGPVPFAYPAPPIEQGLFL; via the coding sequence ATGAGTGATAAATCTTATATCTCGGTTGATAACATGACCTTTTATCGTGGTGAGCGAGTGATTTTTGATCGGCTCAACCTCGATATCGAACGAGGAAAAATTACTGCCATACTCGGTCCTTCAGGTATTGGCAAAACCACACTTCTTAAGCTGATTGGCGGTCAGTTACTGCCAGATAGTGGTCGAGTTGTTGTTGAGGGACACGACTTGTCTGAGCTCAATCGTCGAGCCCTGTATCGGCTGCGGGGAAAAATGGGAATGCTGTTTCAGTCAGGGGCTCTATTCACCGACTTATCCGTTTTTGACAATGTGGCCTTTCCTATTCGAGAGCATACCCAGCTTGATGAGAAACTGATTCACACCCTAACGCTGCTCAAGCTTGAGGCGGTGGGGTTACGAGGCGCGGCAGAGCTGATGCCGAGTGAGCTTTCGGGTGGGATGGCTCGGCGTGTCGCGCTTGCCCGCGCGATCGCCCTTGACCCGGATATCGTAATGTATGACGAGCCGTTTGTTGGTCAAGACCCCATGACGAAAGGCGTGCTGGTTGAGCTGATCGCCAAGCTAAATCGTACGTTAGGGATTACTAGCATCGTTGTGTCACATGATGTGCCGGAAGTGTTTGAAATTGCAGACTATGCTTACATTCTGGCGGACTGCAAAATTATAGCGCAAGGTACCCCAAAGGCATTGATCGACAGCGTTGATGAGAAAGTCCGTCAGTTTTTGGATGGGGCGGCGGATGGGCCAGTTCCATTTGCTTATCCTGCGCCACCGATTGAGCAGGGGTTATTTTTATGA
- the lptC gene encoding LPS export ABC transporter periplasmic protein LptC, translating to MTLSRAAHILLVMIIFFCGYYLLQEEEGYDIQVSPDEELPLFSGKNMSNTAYTQDGVRNYEITSTHLEYYAKSGDTVFESPVLRIYKDGQVLEWEISARRAKLNEDHVLVLYDKVIAKNLLPTSSFDTMATEKLNIQLDARDFWADQTVRLNGPQFITRGQAMKGNFKDNTATLYEHVQGRYETLTP from the coding sequence ATGACCTTATCTCGAGCAGCGCACATACTGCTGGTGATGATTATCTTTTTTTGCGGCTACTATCTGCTGCAAGAAGAGGAGGGTTACGACATTCAGGTTTCTCCCGATGAAGAACTGCCGCTCTTTAGCGGAAAGAACATGTCGAATACGGCTTATACCCAAGACGGTGTTCGCAACTACGAAATAACCTCCACTCACTTAGAGTATTACGCCAAAAGTGGCGATACCGTTTTTGAGAGCCCTGTACTGCGCATCTACAAAGACGGTCAAGTGCTCGAGTGGGAAATTAGTGCTCGTCGAGCCAAGCTAAATGAAGACCATGTTTTGGTTCTCTATGACAAGGTGATTGCAAAGAACTTGCTACCCACCTCTAGCTTTGACACTATGGCGACAGAAAAACTGAATATTCAGCTAGATGCGCGGGATTTTTGGGCTGATCAAACGGTCAGACTCAATGGACCTCAATTTATCACTCGAGGCCAAGCGATGAAGGGTAACTTCAAAGACAACACCGCCACTCTCTATGAACATGTGCAAGGTAGATATGAAACTCTCACACCTTAG
- the kdsC gene encoding 3-deoxy-manno-octulosonate-8-phosphatase KdsC translates to MSTQIETLYGPVSSDIIAIAKQIKLLICDVDGVFSDGLVYMGNDGEELKTFHTRDGYGVKSLMSAGVEIAIITGRQSKIVENRMSALGIKLIYQGQDDKIKAYQDICSKLDIAPEHTGYIGDDLIDWPVMERVALKVCVADGHPLLVQRANYVTKIKGGHGAVREVSDLILQAKGELEQHKGLSI, encoded by the coding sequence ATGAGCACACAAATAGAGACTCTCTACGGCCCTGTGTCTAGCGACATTATTGCTATTGCAAAGCAGATTAAGCTGCTTATCTGTGATGTAGACGGCGTTTTTTCTGATGGCCTTGTCTACATGGGCAATGATGGCGAAGAGCTAAAAACGTTTCATACTCGTGACGGCTACGGTGTAAAATCGCTAATGAGCGCAGGCGTTGAAATTGCCATCATAACAGGCCGCCAATCAAAGATCGTTGAGAACCGCATGTCGGCACTGGGCATCAAGCTTATCTATCAAGGCCAAGATGACAAAATCAAAGCCTATCAAGATATTTGCAGTAAGCTGGACATTGCTCCTGAACATACTGGGTATATTGGTGATGACCTCATTGACTGGCCTGTGATGGAGCGTGTGGCTTTGAAAGTCTGTGTCGCCGATGGACACCCACTACTCGTTCAACGTGCCAATTATGTTACTAAGATCAAAGGAGGCCACGGCGCAGTGCGTGAGGTGAGCGATCTTATCCTGCAAGCGAAAGGAGAGCTGGAGCAGCATAAAGGACTGAGCATATGA
- the mlaE gene encoding lipid asymmetry maintenance ABC transporter permease subunit MlaE, producing the protein MHVVQTLGRSMLMLLQVLFAKPQFMKSFPLVVKQCYALGVQSLAIIVVSGAFIGMVLSLQGYVVLVDYGAETNLGQMVALSLLRELGPVVTALLFAGRAGSALTAEIGLMKATEQLSSMEMMAVDPLRRVIAPRFWAGVIVMPMLAAIFIVVGIWGGEVVGVDWKGIDRGSFWAAMQSSVQLSYDIGNGLIKSVVFAFAVTWIALFNGYDCVPTSEGISQATTKTVVNASLLVLGLDFVLTALMFGN; encoded by the coding sequence ATGCATGTGGTGCAGACACTTGGCCGTTCTATGTTGATGTTACTGCAGGTGCTATTTGCCAAGCCTCAGTTTATGAAGAGCTTCCCTCTTGTCGTTAAACAGTGTTACGCACTCGGTGTGCAATCTCTCGCCATTATTGTGGTCTCAGGTGCTTTTATTGGCATGGTGTTGAGCCTTCAGGGCTACGTAGTGCTGGTGGACTATGGCGCAGAGACCAACCTTGGCCAGATGGTGGCCCTTTCCCTACTGCGAGAGCTTGGTCCCGTGGTGACTGCGCTGCTTTTTGCTGGCAGAGCGGGCTCTGCATTGACGGCAGAAATCGGCTTGATGAAGGCGACCGAGCAGCTATCAAGCATGGAGATGATGGCGGTCGACCCTCTTAGAAGGGTCATCGCGCCTCGTTTTTGGGCTGGAGTGATAGTGATGCCGATGCTTGCTGCCATTTTTATCGTGGTGGGTATATGGGGCGGAGAAGTCGTCGGTGTCGATTGGAAGGGTATCGATCGAGGCAGTTTTTGGGCGGCGATGCAGTCCTCGGTGCAGTTGAGCTATGACATCGGTAATGGGCTGATTAAATCTGTGGTGTTTGCTTTTGCTGTCACCTGGATTGCTCTGTTTAATGGTTACGACTGTGTTCCAACCTCTGAGGGGATTAGCCAAGCGACAACAAAAACGGTGGTGAACGCCTCTTTATTGGTTCTCGGTCTAGACTTTGTATTGACGGCTTTAATGTTTGGTAATTGA
- the lptB gene encoding LPS export ABC transporter ATP-binding protein, with the protein MAVLKAEHLAKSYKARKVVSDVSLQVESGQIVGLLGPNGAGKTTSFYMIVGLVARDEGSITIDDQDISILPMHSRSRMGIGYLPQEASIFRKLSVEDNIMAVLETRDELSREEKQDRLEDLLDEFHIQHIRKSAGMALSGGERRRVEIARALAANPQFILLDEPFAGVDPISVIDIKKIIEHLKERGLGVLITDHNVRETLDVCEKAYIVSQGRLIAEGTPDQVLNNAEVKQVYLGEQFRL; encoded by the coding sequence ATGGCAGTATTAAAAGCAGAACACCTAGCAAAAAGCTATAAAGCACGCAAAGTGGTGTCTGATGTAAGTTTACAAGTCGAGTCTGGACAGATTGTAGGTCTCCTTGGCCCTAATGGTGCAGGAAAAACGACCTCGTTTTACATGATTGTTGGCCTGGTTGCCCGTGATGAAGGTTCAATTACGATCGATGACCAAGATATCAGTATCTTGCCTATGCATAGCCGCTCTCGCATGGGTATCGGCTACTTGCCGCAAGAGGCCTCTATCTTTCGCAAGCTTTCGGTTGAAGATAACATCATGGCGGTACTAGAGACTCGTGATGAGCTCTCACGCGAAGAAAAACAAGACCGTCTTGAAGATTTATTAGATGAGTTCCACATTCAGCACATCAGAAAAAGTGCTGGTATGGCACTCTCGGGTGGTGAGCGACGCCGCGTAGAAATTGCACGAGCACTCGCAGCTAACCCACAGTTTATATTGCTCGATGAACCGTTTGCTGGTGTCGACCCGATTTCGGTGATCGACATTAAGAAAATTATCGAGCATCTTAAGGAGCGTGGCCTCGGTGTATTGATCACCGACCACAACGTACGCGAGACTCTCGACGTGTGTGAAAAAGCCTATATTGTAAGTCAGGGACGTCTCATCGCAGAAGGTACACCGGATCAAGTACTGAATAATGCCGAGGTGAAACAAGTTTATCTTGGTGAGCAATTCCGTCTATGA